The window aagttaaagaaatctccccatatgctaaaggcatgaaccgattgacaatctcttcagtcagccttcgcatgtagcattcttactatccctgcaaatattatgttcaaataaaaagaaatcagaacatcttcagcaaccgACAATGTATtaccctaggttaaaaaagataatgacCCAAGAAATTTAtcggtgaatctaacaatgaatacaataaatcagtatctaagcgagagatctaaccctttaaatcatagctttgaaaatcaatagatccttattccagctgctgaaatcgacatacacaaaagtaaattggatgaggaaaagagagagtaaggaacaatgccaatcaatagatacttaccagtaccgtgtttatagctcacccagtgattgcatgtccAAATCAGCCATGgcgatagagagggatgagagggatgaagctcttgcgtaacctaaaatggggtttgggattagagagagggtttatatatcagctgaaaatttcagtcaaacaagagcgcctaaaatttggggattgaccgcgtaagtgaaatttcatttgccgcttttttgttttcggcaaacaacattcatttattataagtgtcatctgttgagtaagtgaaatttaacgaaaacgcgcgttttctttggatgacaggattatgtaatcgtaatgtcatctaagaatcgagcgcatttttatttcgctttcagatgacatacagttaaaatactgtcacgaaaaatattcagacgacacgaaaacaaatgtctgtcatgtatcttgtgtcatgtgaaagggaaaatggcatagtgataCACATAATTGTTCGTCTTTCAGACTGTTAGAAGTTCATTATACTATTTTctattcatacccgatgccgtttagggcTGGGtatgacagtgtttcactggcTCATGGAAATTATATGTCAGCAAGGGCTTATAAAACAATAAGCACTAGATCGATCCGCTATGAGAACATCAATGTGATATGTGTTTCTCATGTAATACTCATAGATGAGTCCTTAGACCTGAAGTCACCACGGGCCTAGATGAGACACAATAGCTTAGATCATTTGCCTAACAGGCTTATGAGTAGGTGCCAAGTATGGGTTGGTTAGGCATGCTCTAAATCATGCTTAGAAACCATGAGTGGAGTGCGAGGATTGTTACTCTCATACAGGAGAGGAGATATCGTCAGCCACCTGTTTAGTAAGACTGAAAAGTATGTGGACACACCCTCATGAGGCAATCATAGTTATTGCTCATTTGATCTTAGCATTTCACTTAGAGATCAAGGCATGTCTGAGCACTAAATAAGGGTGAAAAGACCATGCCTCATGCTAGACTTGATCTTAAATAGTAGGGATCACCTTGAGGTTACTATTAGGTTTTTGATCTTTTTGATTTGAGATATTTATCTAATTTGGATTGTCATAATGACTTGCTAGAGTCCGCTTATAACTAATGGGATGAAAGTATGTTTCAGACCCCCTACCAGGATTAGATAGACCTACAATATCGCACGCTTGAAATGCACATTCAAGATAGCTTAGAATATATATAATAGTTATATACATTCAAACACTAATATATCAGTGATGAATCAGGCGTGAGTGAACTAGAGATTAATTGGATTAAAATCCAATTCAATTCAAGTCCAGTAAATAAATATCATAGGAGAATTATCTGATAGGAGAATTATGTGATTTATATTTCAATTGGTTGAAATATAAATcacataataatatatttataatataaatataatttattataatattaaatattataaatatctAAATCAAACATTATTGTTTCggtcaaaaataaaatttgattttatttgatatGACAACAcctaatataatatatatatatatatatatatatatataattatgataTTGGATATTACAATTAGATatacatttaattaattataattagttattattatatatttagagAAATTTTAATAatcttattaaattaattaaaagaaagaGATTTTATTTCATTGAAAATAAGAGTTAGAAAAATTCGACAAAAAAATTCCTCATCCTTgtcctaattaaattaatatttaaatgaatttttattttattttaattaataaattaattaaattaatttctaattGGTTGAAACAAATAATTACGAAATTGAAATAGTTTTAATTTCTTCacctaaatataaataaaaaataaaaagttttatttctatttttaatcattattcaATCCTAACCATACACTAACATTTTCTATGGGGGAAAAGGACAAATCCTAGCCACTATCTTTAAGTAAGACCTCGAGTGGTCAGATTCTACGATGAATCAAAGGAGTGCTAGCACACTTACAATCTAACTGGGAGACTTTTGACATGTATGAGGGTAGAGGGAATTGCTCTTAGTGATCCTTAATCTTGTTTCAGAGACTTTTGTAGACTCGTTCTTCGGTGAAAGGTAAAGTATTCTTGCCATTACTTGCTGCATGAGATCCTAGGGATCAGgttttgttaaaatattttattccaCATCGTTTTGACAGTATAAAAACCCAACAAAGCAACAAATACAAAGTAAGAcaaaaaaatcttaaaaaatGGCAAAAAACTAAAGATTTAAAATAAAGACATATGCAACTAGCGGCAGAGCCAAGAACCACACATGGAGGTCTATCTTAACCCTTTAATCAGTGGTAGAGCCAATTTTATGGAGTTGAGATGCAATTTTCTAAAGTCTAGTAGATGCAATTTTTTAAAGTTTAGTTTGTAAAGATCGAAGAAGATCCATTTCGCTTTCTCGTCCAAcctacaaaaaacaaaaaaaaaatgcattgcCCCGCACGAGATTCGATGGAAGTAAAGATTTGACATAACATGTAGACAAATGACTTGCTATAATCGATTGTTACATAAGGAGTCCTATAGGTTTGCTTTGTTAGTCAAGAAAATCTTCTTATATTAGTGTTTTCTTAGCCCACCAAGTGTAGAGCTGGATCTTCATTACTTTCATCTCATGGAAAAGAGAAGATTAAAAGCGATGAGCGAGAAAGCATAGTGTAGGCACAATCCTAATAGAATAGAACATGTCGACACACGACATGAGAGATACATTAGAAATGGTTCTCACTCTTTCCAGTGAAATAAGGTGGCTTGATTATAAAAACAATTTAGCATCCAACACGCCAAAATTTCattgtttttttgtgttttggatctaaaaattaaaagagtCAAACCTCAAATGAGTagacatttttaattttttataagttaaacgctaatttcttaaaaacacattataaggtccatatcttttgccaatattaactctttgatctctttgtctatttttttagacttttaaccattatatttggcataaaaaGACAGACGTAacataacagagtaacatgatcATTTTGTATTATACTATGGTTGTACTAAACGTTAAGATATATTCggttaaaattctaaaaaaatagacaaaaggaCTAAAGGATTAATAttaggaaaacatagaaattttATAATGTTAATATTAGACTATTATGTAAAAAGtagaggactaataaattatttaccccaAATATATTAATATACCAATATTAGAGGTGTTATGGAGCTGGCGTCCGGGGCTCAACCCGACCCTCAGCTAGCTCGGCCTCTAAACACTAACACTTCTCcacccacaaaaaaaaaaaaaagttagctTCCCGATTTTAGCCGGAAGTAACGAGCCCAACGCAGTTACACCATGTAAAATGGGCCGTTTTCGAGGCCAAGCCTAAATTTGTAATTCAAAATGTATAAAATGTATTAGGGTTTGGCTGCAGAGGAAGGAAAGAAAGAGATGGCGAAGTTCAATGTGGTgcagaagaagagaagagaatgTGTGCGACAGAGAAAGAGAGCAATCCACGGAGATCCTGTCAGTGGAAAACTCAAGAGCAGGACTCAGCCTCTATCTGTCTCAGGAAAGCGGCAGCGCAAGCTCCTCAAGAAATGGCGCAGAGTATATACCTAATCTCTTATCtttgataattttttatattattagttGTTGAAAAGGGTTTTTGATGAGTCAATTGCGTACAGGAGCAGAAAGAGGCTATAGAGAAGGGT is drawn from Euphorbia lathyris chromosome 9, ddEupLath1.1, whole genome shotgun sequence and contains these coding sequences:
- the LOC136205160 gene encoding uncharacterized protein, yielding MAKFNVVQKKRRECVRQRKRAIHGDPVSGKLKSRTQPLSVSGKRQRKLLKKWRREQKEAIEKGLVSMEDVEMAAAQGEGSSKNGKKTPTKFNMKKGLKLKHMKRNGKQKGKKSKAATEAPEDAMVE